From Corvus hawaiiensis isolate bCorHaw1 chromosome 13, bCorHaw1.pri.cur, whole genome shotgun sequence, one genomic window encodes:
- the TARS3 gene encoding threonine--tRNA ligase 2, cytoplasmic isoform X2, which yields MAAAAAEAVALRLSRQERELRWLAAEVGRLKEPQEEPDCPGSASPELQRLRAENEKLRYRLLHLRRSLAAELGRAAPGQPPAGGEKVSSASPTDVVNQIEEEKKKENEAVNQHQNDLQCAPGFIEDRLKLYEALKKEHDALLAYRAANQSKSIKITLTDGETVEGESWKTTPYQLAVGISQLLASNVVIAKVNGELWDLDRPLEEDCTLELLTFDNEEAKAVYWHSSAHILGEAMEGYFGGFLCYGPPIENGFHYDIYIEDRSVSSTEFPLLESCCKNIIEEKQVFERLEVKKEILLDMFKYNKFKCRILNEKVKTPTTTVYRCGPLIDLCRGPHVRHTGKIKAFKIIKSSSTYWEGKSEMETLQRIYGISFPDNKMMKEWEKVQEEAKNRDHRKIGKEQELFFFHDLSPGSCFFLPRGAFLYNTLMDFIRGEYRRRNFTEVVSPNVFNSKLWEASGHWQHYSENMFSFEIEKEAFALKPMNCPGHCLMFAHRPRSWRELPLRLADFGVLHRNELSGTLSGLTRVRRFQQDDAHIFCTMEQIEEEIKGCLDFLKSVYAVFGFTFQLHLSTRPENYLGDLEIWDHAEKQLQNSLNSFGEQWNLNPGDGAFYGPKIDIKIKDAIGRYHQCATIQLDFQLPIRFNLTYVGKDGDDKKRPVIIHRAILGSVERMIAILAENYGGKWFATSSLKQDLCQMWI from the exons atggcggcggcggccgccgagGCGGTGGCGCTGCGGTTGTCGCGGCAGGAGCGGGAGCTGCGCTGGCTGGCGGCGGAGGTCGGTCGGCTGAAGGAGCCGCAGGAGGAGCCGGACTGCCCCGGAAGCGCCAGCCCCGAGCTGCAGCGGCTGCGGGCCGAGAACGAGAAGCTGCGCTACCGCCTGCTGCACCTGCGCCGCAGCCTGGCGGCCGAGCTGGGCCGGGCGGCGCCGGGGCAGCCCCCGGCCGGCGGAGAG AAAGTCTCCAGTGCAAGTCCAACTGATGTGGTGAATCAAattgaagaggaaaagaaaaaagaaaatgaagctgtgAACCAACACCAGAATGAT CTCCAGTGTGCACCAGGCTTCATAGAAGACAGACTGAAGCTTTATGAAGCACTGAAGAAAGAACATGATGCTTTGCTAGCTTACAGAGCAGCCAACCAGAGCAAATCTATCAAAATTACTCTGACAGATGGAGAGACGGTTGAAGGGGAATCTTGGAAAACCACGCCATATCAATTAGCTGTAGGAATTAG tCAACTGTTGGCTTCGAATGTGGTCATAGCCAAAGTGAATGGTGAACTCTGGGACCTGGACCGTCCCCTGGAGGAAGATTGTACTCTAGAGCTGCTCACCTTTGATAATGAAGAAGCCAAAGCT GTTTACTGGCATTCCAGTGCTCACATTCTTGGAGAGGCCATGGAAGGATATTTTGGGGGCTTCTTATGCTATGGACCACCAATTGAGAATGGATTTCATTATGACATCTATATTGAAGATAG AAGTGTATCTAGTACTGAATTCCCACTACTAGAGAGCTGTTGTAAAAATATCATAGAAGAGAAACAGGTTTTTGAAAGGCTGGAAGTCAAAAAGGAGATCCTGTTAGACATGTTTAAG TATAACAAGTTTAAGTGTCGTATCCTTAATGAGAAGGTGAAGACACCAACTACCACAGTATACAG ATGTGGTCCATTGATTGATCTCTGCAGGGGTCCACATGTGAGACACACTGGAAAAATTAAggcctttaaaataattaag AGTTCCTCTACATATTGGGAAGGAAAATCTGAGATGGAAACTCTGCAGAGAATATATGGAATATCCTTTCCTGATAACAAAATGATGAAGGAATGGGAAAAAGTCCAGGAAGAAGCCAAAAACCGGGATCATAGGAAAATTGGAAAG GAGCAAGAACTCTTCTTCTTTCATGATTTGAGTcctggaagctgctttttcctccctAGAGGTGCCTTTCTTTATAACACACTCATGGATTTCATAAGG GGTGAATATCGCAGGCGTAATTTTACTGAAGTTGTATCTCCAAACGTCTTCAACAGTAAACTCTGGGAAGCTTCAGGACATTGGCAGCACTACAGTGAAAATATGTTCTCTTTTGAGATTGAGAAGGAAGCTTTTGCCCTTAAACCCATGAATTGTCCAGGACATTG CTTGATGTTTGCCCATCGTCCCCGATCCTGGAGGGAATTGCCTCTGAGACTTGCAGATTTTGGAGTTCTTCACCGAAATGAACTCTCGGGCACTTTGAGTGGCTTGACTCGTGTAAGGCGTTTCCAACAAGATGATGCTCACATCTTTTGCACAATGGAACAG attgaagaagaaattaaggGCTGTCTTGATTTCTTGAAGTCAGTGTATGCTGTCTTTGGCTTTACCTTTCAACTACATCTTTCTACAAGACCTGAAAATTATCTTGGAGATTTAGAGATCTGGGATCATGCAGAAAAg CAACTTCAAAACAGCTTGAATAGCTTTGGAGAGCAATGGAATTTGAATCCAGGAGATGGAGCATTTTATGGTCCTAAG ATTGATATTAAAATCAAAGATGCCATTGGTAGGTACCATCAATGTGCTACCATCCAACTTGACTTCCAGCTACCCATTCGGTTTAATCTGACCTATGTTGG